Sequence from the Microbacterium faecale genome:
CGATCGCGCCGTCGCTGGTGCTGACCCGCGTGTGCGGTACGACCGGAACGCCGTGAGATGCGAGGCGCTCCAGCGCCTCTGACTCAGACATCGCGGTCAACTGTCCGTCTTCGCACTGACTGGGCGCGGACGCGGACTCCGCCGACGCGAAGCGGCGACGCGCGAGCCCGAATCGGCTGAGTCGTTCGACAGCTTCGACGGCCCGCCCTGGCGAGCTGAAGGGGACCAGGCCATGACCGCGTTGGCGTTCACGGGCCTCGGACGCCTCTTCACCCGTGAGGAGGAACGGGAAGAACGGCTTGTCCGTTCGTGACGCAATTTCCGCGAAGCGGTCGGCGGTCTCTAACCCCTTCGGGCCCGTACTGCTGGGTGTCCCGACGATGACAGCGTCGATGTCGGGCTCGCGCAACGCGATCTCGAGAATGTCGCTGAGCGCGTTTCGATGCTCCATCGCCTGCGCGGTGAGATCGAGCGGGTTCGTCGCTCCCTGGGAGAAGGCGGGAAGATACGGGGCGATCTGTTCCTGCGCCGCGTCGGAGAACTCGGGCATCTCGAGACCGAGTTCGGTCGCGCGGTCGGCACTGATCACGGCCGCCATCCCCGAACTCGAGATCGCAGCGATCCGCGTCCCCTCGGGGGGCTTCCCACTGAGCGCCGTGCCGATCAGGGGGCCGAAGTCGTCGAGGTCATCGACCTCGATGACGCCATGCTGTCCCAGCACGGCACTGATCGTCGGGTATTCACCTGCCAGCGAACCGGTGTGGGAGGCTGCCGCCGCACTTCCATGGGCCGTGCGTCCGAGCTTCAGTGCGATGACGGGCTTCCCAGCGTCGCGGAGGCGGCTGACAGCGCGCAGGAAGGCCGCGCCGTCCTTGATCCCTTCGAAGACGGTCGCGACGACCTTGACGTCGTCGTCGTCGACGAAGTGCTCGAGCAGGTCCGCGACAGAGACGTCTGCCTCGTTTCCGGTCGCGATGCCGTATCCGAGTGGAAGACCGTCGTCGTTGAGCCGGTCGCACAGCGCGGCCATGCCGGATCCGCTCTGCGTAACGACCGCGACGGATCCCGCGTCGGACGGCGGGCGCCGATCGAACCACACGAAACTCAACGGCAGACCCCGGCGGTAGTCGTGCGTGCCGATGGTGTTCGGCCCGAGCAGGAGCATGTCGTGCACGCGAGCGATCTTCGCGAGTTCTCTCTGCTGTTCGACGCCGTCCTCGCCCATCTCGGCGAACCCGGCGGTGATGACGATCGCGGCCCTCGTGCCACGCTTTCCCGCCGCTTCAAGCGTTTCCGCAACAGCTGCGGCCGGCGTGAGGATCAGCGCGACATCGGGAGCGGCAGGGACCGACGCGATGTCGGGATAGCACCGGAGCCCCGCGACCTCCTCCCGTCGCGGATTGACCGGATAGATCTCGACGTCAGCCCCGCTCGCGAGGAGGTTCTTCACCGGGCGACCGGAAAGAGACGACAGGTTGCTTGATGCGCCGATCACCGCAACGGTGCGCGGTCGCAGCAACGGGGTCAGGTCACGCATCGGAACCAGCCGGTCGCGCGTACGCCCCGAGTCCGGGCTTGAACGACTTCTTGTCGAGGAACTGCGACATCCCTTCGCGTCGTCCGCCTTCCTTGTCGCGCGCACGGAGTTGGAGAGCCTTCGCCGCCGTGTAGTCCCACGCCTGCCCGTAGTCCATGTCGAGCGAGTGGCGGTAGGTCTCCTTCGCGGTGCGCAGCACCGCGGGGTTCAAGCCCTTCAGGTGGGAGGAAAGCTCCGCGACCCGCTCGTCAAGTTCTGCGCGCGGGACCGACTCGTTCACGAGTCCGACCTCGGCGGCACGCTTTCCGTCGAACGGTTCGCCCGTGAGGATGTAGTACATCGCCGTCCGGTATCCCATGGCGAGGGCGACATCTCGGGTAACCAAGCCCGCGGGGATGATGCCCCAGTTGACTTCCGAGAGGCCGTACGTCGCCTCATCCGCGCTGATGGCGAGATCGCACGACGTCAGGGGAGTGAAACCGCCGCCGAAGCACCACCCGTTCACCTTCGCGATCGTGACCTGCGGCAGATTCCGCAGGATGTTGTACTGCCAATCCCAGGCGACGTCCCGAACGCGCTCGAAGGCTGTCGGGTCGCCTTCTGTCTCGCGGAAGTACTCCTTCAGGTCCATGCCGGCCGTGAAGGAATCGCCAGCGCCGGTGAGGACCACGAGGTCGATGCCGTCGTCATAGCGAATCTTCGTCAACGCATCGCGCATCTCGCTGTTGAGCTGGGGGCTCATGGCGTTGCGTTTGTCCGGCCGATTCAGCGTGACGGTTGCCACGCGGTCGACGGCGTCCACCGAGATACACTCATAATTCTCTGACACGGTGCTCTCTTTCCCTGTTCTGTCGTTGTCCGCGGCACGGGGGCACCGCGACGGTTGTTCACCACGTCTCACTGACGAGCTTGGTGACGAGATAGTCTTC
This genomic interval carries:
- a CDS encoding acetate--CoA ligase family protein, producing the protein MRDLTPLLRPRTVAVIGASSNLSSLSGRPVKNLLASGADVEIYPVNPRREEVAGLRCYPDIASVPAAPDVALILTPAAAVAETLEAAGKRGTRAAIVITAGFAEMGEDGVEQQRELAKIARVHDMLLLGPNTIGTHDYRRGLPLSFVWFDRRPPSDAGSVAVVTQSGSGMAALCDRLNDDGLPLGYGIATGNEADVSVADLLEHFVDDDDVKVVATVFEGIKDGAAFLRAVSRLRDAGKPVIALKLGRTAHGSAAAASHTGSLAGEYPTISAVLGQHGVIEVDDLDDFGPLIGTALSGKPPEGTRIAAISSSGMAAVISADRATELGLEMPEFSDAAQEQIAPYLPAFSQGATNPLDLTAQAMEHRNALSDILEIALREPDIDAVIVGTPSSTGPKGLETADRFAEIASRTDKPFFPFLLTGEEASEARERQRGHGLVPFSSPGRAVEAVERLSRFGLARRRFASAESASAPSQCEDGQLTAMSESEALERLASHGVPVVPHTRVSTSDGAIAAAERLGYPVVLKVDSRQIAHKTEIGGVVLGIHDAAGVATAFEKIRASVSEKCPEATIDGIIVAPMQDVAFEMIAGVHIDETFGPIIAFGLGGIWTEVLNDVALRSAPITQADVAEMVEDLRAKALLKGARGMPPADMGAIAELLTALSRIAVAHAGEFDSIDINPIAVTRDGSIMALDAAIFTTGLR
- a CDS encoding p-hydroxycinnamoyl CoA hydratase/lyase, with product MASRRAVTAPRAAQKASKTISSPSSSVRRGEQPSRCPRAADNDRTGKESTVSENYECISVDAVDRVATVTLNRPDKRNAMSPQLNSEMRDALTKIRYDDGIDLVVLTGAGDSFTAGMDLKEYFRETEGDPTAFERVRDVAWDWQYNILRNLPQVTIAKVNGWCFGGGFTPLTSCDLAISADEATYGLSEVNWGIIPAGLVTRDVALAMGYRTAMYYILTGEPFDGKRAAEVGLVNESVPRAELDERVAELSSHLKGLNPAVLRTAKETYRHSLDMDYGQAWDYTAAKALQLRARDKEGGRREGMSQFLDKKSFKPGLGAYARPAGSDA